One genomic window of Clostridium taeniosporum includes the following:
- a CDS encoding QueT transporter family protein has protein sequence MKSSKTTKKLVRTAVIAAIYVTLTLVSAYTSYGNVQFRISEIMVLLAFVDPFYITGLTLGCFIANMFSPNGMLDIFLGTLATLISVIAISLTAKYIKNNKKALLIASLWPTIFNSLIVGWELNYLLHIPLILAAGGVAIGEFVVVTLIGLPVFKLIQRKYNKLTLAKDI, from the coding sequence ATGAAAAGTAGTAAAACAACAAAAAAACTAGTTAGAACAGCGGTTATAGCAGCTATTTATGTAACATTAACTTTAGTATCAGCATATACAAGTTATGGGAATGTTCAATTTAGAATTTCAGAAATAATGGTATTATTAGCATTTGTAGATCCATTTTATATAACAGGTCTTACATTAGGATGTTTTATAGCAAATATGTTTAGCCCAAATGGAATGTTAGATATATTTTTAGGAACACTAGCTACATTAATTAGTGTTATAGCTATATCATTAACAGCAAAATACATTAAAAATAATAAAAAAGCATTATTAATAGCTTCATTATGGCCTACAATATTTAATTCGTTAATAGTAGGATGGGAGCTTAATTATTTATTACATATTCCACTTATATTAGCTGCAGGGGGAGTAGCAATTGGTGAGTTTGTAGTTGTTACTTTAATAGGGTTACCAGTATTTAAATTAATACAACGTAAATATAATAAATTAACTTTGGCAAAAGATATTTAA
- a CDS encoding diguanylate cyclase domain-containing protein: protein MNDIDIRKKVDLLMTLLITYFFIIAISFSIFDFKQSFENYIMLTIIMIIAVTSYYTTVTFSLIIILIADFIYISLKLYLNLTGNLTVKFNTYYWILIIPITALLISLVSKNIVDLQKKIYFLENENSRLIMIDEYTGIRNNKALMMELPIYMNMSKRHGLPLTLIIVKVKFAHKLKKIIGKEKYLELLVQTCDILKKALREEDVKYILDESTLAFITITDENGSKVVKKRFRENINNTAFLEHSLYKNIKLDIQIGSYTFHSSINDPMEFLTKAEKEIEYDIKE, encoded by the coding sequence ATGAATGATATAGACATTAGAAAAAAAGTAGATCTTTTAATGACGCTCTTAATAACTTACTTTTTTATTATAGCTATTAGTTTTAGTATTTTTGACTTTAAGCAATCTTTTGAGAATTATATTATGCTTACAATCATAATGATAATTGCAGTTACAAGTTATTATACCACTGTAACATTTTCATTAATTATTATTTTAATAGCTGATTTTATTTATATAAGTTTAAAACTGTATTTAAATCTTACAGGGAATCTTACAGTGAAATTTAATACATATTATTGGATATTAATAATCCCTATTACAGCATTATTAATCTCACTAGTATCAAAAAATATAGTGGATTTGCAAAAAAAAATATATTTTTTAGAGAATGAAAATTCACGGCTTATAATGATTGATGAATATACAGGGATAAGAAACAATAAAGCTCTTATGATGGAATTGCCAATATATATGAATATGAGCAAAAGACATGGATTGCCATTAACTTTGATAATTGTAAAAGTTAAATTTGCACATAAATTAAAAAAAATAATAGGAAAAGAAAAATATTTAGAATTATTAGTACAAACATGTGATATTTTGAAAAAAGCTTTAAGAGAAGAAGATGTTAAATATATATTGGATGAAAGTACATTAGCATTTATAACAATAACAGATGAAAATGGATCTAAAGTTGTAAAGAAAAGATTTAGAGAAAACATAAATAATACAGCTTTTTTAGAACACTCTTTATATAAGAATATAAAATTAGATATTCAAATTGGATCTTATACATTTCATAGTTCTATAAATGATCCAATGGAATTTTTAACAAAAGCTGAAAAGGAAATTGAATATGATATCAAGGAATAA
- a CDS encoding DUF2334 domain-containing protein, whose product MISRNKLSVYSKLTVLVFIFIIISNVYFIKNTYGIESNNKILILYDVYKDYGKEKNALNYINRICLDDADYIDIIKCSAYKEKDLTEYNSIFVLNFSNTNLSEILKENLNRYDKKIIWIGKKTYKDFLNIDKVTYINELDFNKFSYNEIKDNIYKNFNRKNKENIYLYISDVTPFNELNTLVEEIDYLKELGIRFFIEVPPIFKNDNLKAMNRFAEVLRYAQANGGGVILNFPPLVNLNVNGRDIEEKISLGFKNYINYFVYPISISISDYFLYREDLKELFEKTNTIFIDSNINIEILDFDKYSIKANKNIIEKVNSYSIDHLHNNLAVTVSAKLPIDEFKKKVMGIFKKEVYFKDIRNINSSFTIDNLNIRNNKNGVFLNEENVTQSYFINNEKYSDLKIGEDKKINEDTNINLTKTNKILVIISIVVTLIFILIVFISFNIDRRKFFK is encoded by the coding sequence ATGATATCAAGGAATAAATTATCTGTTTATAGTAAATTAACCGTGTTAGTATTTATTTTTATAATTATAAGTAATGTATATTTTATAAAAAATACATATGGAATAGAGTCAAATAATAAAATTTTAATTTTATATGATGTTTATAAAGATTATGGAAAAGAAAAAAATGCTTTAAATTACATAAATAGAATATGCTTAGATGATGCTGATTATATTGATATAATTAAGTGTTCTGCTTACAAAGAAAAAGATTTAACAGAATATAATAGTATTTTTGTATTAAATTTTTCTAATACTAATCTAAGTGAAATTTTAAAAGAGAATTTAAATAGGTATGATAAGAAAATAATTTGGATTGGTAAAAAAACATATAAGGACTTTTTAAATATTGATAAAGTAACTTATATAAATGAATTAGATTTTAATAAGTTTAGTTATAATGAAATAAAAGATAATATTTATAAAAATTTTAATAGAAAAAATAAAGAAAATATATATTTATATATTAGCGATGTAACACCTTTTAACGAACTTAATACATTGGTTGAAGAAATAGATTATTTAAAAGAATTAGGAATACGCTTTTTTATTGAAGTACCTCCTATATTTAAGAATGATAATTTAAAAGCTATGAATAGATTTGCAGAGGTATTACGATATGCACAAGCTAATGGTGGAGGTGTAATATTAAATTTTCCACCACTAGTAAATTTGAATGTTAATGGAAGAGATATAGAAGAAAAGATAAGCTTAGGATTTAAAAATTATATAAATTATTTTGTTTATCCTATATCTATTAGTATAAGTGATTATTTTTTATATAGAGAAGACTTAAAAGAATTATTTGAAAAAACTAATACTATATTTATAGATTCTAATATAAATATAGAAATTTTAGATTTTGATAAGTATTCAATAAAAGCTAATAAAAATATAATTGAAAAAGTTAATTCCTATAGTATAGATCATTTACATAATAATTTAGCAGTAACTGTAAGTGCTAAGTTACCTATTGATGAATTTAAGAAAAAAGTAATGGGAATATTTAAAAAAGAAGTATATTTTAAAGATATACGTAATATAAATAGTAGTTTTACAATTGATAATTTAAATATCAGAAACAATAAAAATGGTGTGTTTTTAAATGAGGAAAATGTTACACAATCATATTTTATTAATAACGAAAAATATAGTGATTTAAAAATAGGAGAAGACAAAAAAATAAATGAAGATACTAATATAAACTTAACAAAAACAAATAAGATTTTAGTAATTATTAGCATAGTTGTTACACTTATCTTTATATTAATTGTTTTTATAAGTTTTAATATTGATAGAAGAAAATTTTTTAAATAG
- a CDS encoding glycosyltransferase: protein MNMFDYITLYSLGVIWIIIFVNIVLVVYGYIYYSKVHNKKMEEKLEYYPFVSVMVPAHNEAIVIRKTVESLLELDYPKDRYEIIVINDNSSDNSAEILQEIKENSPKRNLIIINTDNIIGGKGKSNALNIGLKRSIGKILAIYDADNTPDSKALKYLVQTLVEDNKLGAVIGKFRCRNKDKNLLTNFINIETLTYQWMAQAGRWEMFKLCTIPGTNFVVRRSIMEEMNGWDTKAVTEDTEVSFRIYMMGYKIKFMPLAVTYEQEPQTLSVWFKQRIRWAKGNTYVVIKNFKYLFKKGFGVTKFDILYYTMIYFLFLSASIFSDLLFLLGFGDIIQINITGYGLILWVMAYTVFNLSIMIAISTEKGELNIKNISVIAIMYFTYCKLWAIVAAIGFYNYIKDSLLKRESKWYKTERF, encoded by the coding sequence ATGAATATGTTTGACTACATTACTTTATATTCTTTAGGAGTAATTTGGATAATAATATTTGTAAATATTGTTTTAGTGGTATATGGATATATATATTATTCAAAAGTTCACAATAAAAAAATGGAAGAAAAATTAGAATATTATCCTTTTGTTTCTGTTATGGTTCCAGCTCATAATGAAGCTATTGTTATAAGAAAAACAGTAGAATCTTTATTAGAACTTGATTATCCAAAGGATAGATATGAAATTATAGTAATAAACGATAATTCAAGTGATAATTCAGCAGAAATATTACAAGAAATAAAAGAAAATTCTCCAAAAAGAAATTTAATAATAATAAATACTGATAATATTATTGGGGGAAAGGGTAAATCTAATGCTCTTAATATTGGTCTTAAAAGAAGTATTGGAAAAATTTTAGCAATTTATGATGCGGATAATACGCCTGATTCAAAAGCATTAAAATACTTAGTTCAAACACTTGTAGAAGATAATAAATTAGGTGCTGTTATTGGGAAATTTAGATGTAGAAATAAAGATAAAAACTTACTGACTAATTTTATAAATATAGAAACATTGACTTATCAATGGATGGCACAAGCTGGCAGATGGGAAATGTTTAAACTTTGTACTATTCCAGGAACTAATTTTGTTGTTAGAAGAAGTATTATGGAAGAAATGAATGGTTGGGATACTAAGGCTGTAACAGAAGACACAGAGGTGAGCTTTAGAATTTATATGATGGGATATAAAATAAAATTTATGCCTCTTGCTGTAACATATGAGCAGGAACCTCAAACATTAAGTGTATGGTTTAAACAAAGGATTAGATGGGCAAAAGGAAATACATATGTAGTAATAAAAAATTTTAAGTATCTTTTTAAAAAGGGATTTGGGGTCACTAAATTTGATATATTGTATTATACAATGATTTATTTCCTTTTTTTATCAGCTAGTATATTTTCAGATTTATTATTTTTATTAGGCTTTGGAGATATAATTCAAATAAATATTACTGGATATGGATTAATATTATGGGTAATGGCATATACTGTATTTAATTTATCTATAATGATAGCAATTTCAACTGAAAAGGGAGAGTTAAACATAAAAAACATAAGTGTAATAGCAATTATGTATTTTACATATTGTAAGTTATGGGCTATTGTGGCTGCTATAGGATTTTATAATTATATAAAAGATTCTTTACTAAAAAGGGAAAGTAAATGGTATAAAACTGAAAGGTTTTAG
- a CDS encoding cellulose biosynthesis cyclic di-GMP-binding regulatory protein BcsB, whose protein sequence is MNKYNTILYKLKFFIFFILIFLFIGNIISIKVSAKPIKRLTNIESVDNTKTYTMGNDLSFKGVFSSHSWYFNINKWWSVNNVETNIRFSINQLVDAEKDAYIVLSVNNVNFYSQKIYYDSNNRVQKININIPNDLIRDGSNEIKVETYSRISDLPCIDDVNMANWITIKGDSNVKVNFNNVIADSNISNFPYPYLKENDEETQQPCIVIPNNYSDGELTAALLLNSYLGKLYQSGDYYGEILKYDDFSRTSSKNVIYIGNYQDIPQELNLNDTDRENAALKVINSPYTKDKSKKMLLILSDNDELRLKTVKTLMNKEIVFQLNSDTFIIDKNLEEENKIQDEDGKITFKDMGSNEVYLKGQFRRSATLNYSLPKNRALSVGDKIKLFMRYSENLDFNRSLVTVYINNTPIGSKKLEKVKANDDEAEFIIPDDVKLSGYMELTVAFDLELENSYCEKRQEETPWALVRGDSYIYTGLDDINNYYFSTYGTPFIKDRKYNDVLLILPDNLTSEDLTSIGRVFSYLGKDIYYNNGVLKTIRSSKINGEEKDSNIIVYGTPKNNNVIKKLNNNLWFKYDDTYLKFLSNEKLFLTDPFSREIATFQLDVSPYNVQKSMLVITSPDEHILRNSLEYLSSSKKIYNLNGDSAVIDQYGNIKTYKMKEEISKPIYKNVASLDSKAKGLLGISALFIIFIIISIVMYYLKNRSIEKK, encoded by the coding sequence ATGAATAAGTATAATACTATTTTATATAAATTGAAATTTTTCATATTTTTTATACTTATATTTTTATTTATAGGTAATATTATATCAATAAAAGTAAGTGCAAAACCAATTAAACGTTTAACCAATATAGAAAGTGTTGATAATACAAAGACATATACGATGGGAAATGATTTGAGTTTTAAAGGAGTATTTTCAAGTCATAGTTGGTATTTTAATATTAATAAATGGTGGAGTGTTAACAATGTTGAGACCAATATAAGATTTTCAATAAATCAATTAGTAGATGCTGAAAAAGATGCTTATATAGTGCTATCTGTTAATAATGTTAATTTCTATTCTCAGAAAATATATTATGATTCAAATAATCGGGTTCAAAAAATTAATATAAATATTCCTAATGATTTAATTAGAGATGGAAGTAATGAAATAAAAGTTGAGACATATTCAAGAATTTCAGATTTACCTTGTATAGATGATGTAAATATGGCTAATTGGATTACTATAAAAGGAGATTCTAATGTAAAAGTTAATTTCAATAATGTAATAGCTGATAGTAATATAAGTAATTTTCCATATCCATATTTAAAAGAAAATGATGAAGAAACACAACAACCATGTATAGTAATACCTAATAATTACAGTGATGGTGAACTAACAGCAGCTTTATTATTGAATTCTTATTTGGGGAAATTATATCAAAGTGGTGATTATTATGGAGAAATATTAAAATATGATGATTTTTCTAGAACATCTTCTAAGAATGTAATTTACATTGGAAATTATCAAGATATTCCTCAAGAATTAAATTTAAATGATACTGATAGGGAAAATGCGGCTCTTAAAGTGATTAATTCTCCATATACTAAAGATAAAAGTAAGAAAATGTTATTAATATTAAGTGATAATGATGAGTTACGTTTAAAAACTGTAAAAACTTTAATGAATAAAGAAATAGTTTTTCAATTAAATAGTGATACATTTATAATAGATAAAAACTTGGAAGAAGAAAATAAAATTCAAGATGAAGATGGAAAAATAACATTTAAAGATATGGGAAGTAATGAAGTTTATTTAAAAGGTCAATTTAGAAGAAGTGCAACTTTAAACTATAGTCTCCCTAAAAATAGAGCTTTAAGTGTTGGTGATAAAATAAAATTATTTATGAGGTATTCTGAAAATCTTGATTTTAATAGAAGCTTAGTAACAGTATATATAAATAATACTCCAATAGGAAGTAAAAAATTAGAAAAAGTTAAAGCTAACGATGATGAGGCAGAATTTATTATTCCAGATGATGTTAAATTAAGCGGTTATATGGAACTTACAGTAGCTTTTGATTTAGAATTAGAAAACTCATATTGTGAAAAGCGTCAAGAAGAAACTCCTTGGGCTTTAGTAAGAGGAGATTCATATATTTATACAGGATTAGACGATATAAATAATTATTATTTTTCTACATATGGAACACCGTTTATTAAAGATAGAAAATATAATGACGTATTATTAATTTTACCAGATAATTTAACTTCAGAAGATTTAACTTCTATAGGTAGAGTTTTTAGTTATTTAGGTAAAGATATTTATTATAATAATGGAGTGTTAAAGACTATTCGAAGTTCTAAAATTAATGGAGAAGAAAAAGATAGCAACATAATAGTATATGGAACACCAAAAAATAACAATGTTATTAAGAAACTAAATAACAATCTTTGGTTTAAATATGATGATACATATTTGAAGTTTTTATCAAATGAAAAGTTATTTTTAACAGATCCATTTTCAAGGGAGATAGCTACTTTTCAACTTGACGTATCTCCATACAATGTTCAAAAATCAATGCTTGTTATTACATCTCCAGATGAACATATATTAAGAAATTCATTAGAATATCTAAGTTCATCAAAAAAAATATATAATCTTAATGGGGATAGTGCAGTTATAGATCAATATGGAAATATAAAAACGTATAAAATGAAAGAAGAAATTTCAAAACCTATTTATAAAAATGTGGCTTCATTAGATTCTAAAGCTAAAGGGCTTTTAGGAATTTCAGCATTATTTATCATATTTATTATTATTTCTATTGTCATGTATTATTTAAAAAATAGATCTATAGAAAAAAAATGA
- a CDS encoding ACT domain-containing protein, giving the protein MKAILTVIGEDKVGIIAGISNKLQKFNINILDVNQTIMQGFFTMIMILDCKKMNAEFEEVHKALSAKGAELGVEVKIQREEIFKSMHSL; this is encoded by the coding sequence ATGAAAGCAATATTAACAGTAATTGGGGAAGATAAGGTTGGTATTATTGCAGGGATTAGTAACAAGTTACAAAAGTTTAATATTAATATATTAGATGTTAATCAAACAATAATGCAAGGATTTTTTACTATGATTATGATTTTAGATTGTAAAAAAATGAACGCAGAATTTGAAGAAGTACATAAAGCATTAAGTGCTAAAGGTGCTGAACTTGGGGTAGAAGTTAAAATTCAAAGGGAAGAAATTTTTAAGTCTATGCATTCACTATAA
- a CDS encoding PFL family protein → MNTSKILETIKMIEEEKLDVRTITMGISLLDCIDPDGEKARIKIYDKITKSAEHLVEVGNKIEAEFGIPIVNKRVSITPMSIIAGSTNEENYVKFAQTLDKAAQNLGIDFLGGFSALVQKGCTKGDKILIKSIPEALATTEKVCASVNVGCTKSGINMNAVRDMGEIIKKTAELTKDKKGFGCAKLVVFANAVEDNPFMAGAFHGVGEAEKIINVGVSGPGVVKRALEKVRGESFDVVAETIKKTAFKVTRMGELVANEASRRLGVPFGIVDLSLAPTPAVGDSVAEILEEMGLGMVGTHGTIAALAMLNDAVKKGGVMACSHVGGLSGAFIPVSEDAGMIDAVINGSLNLEKLEGMTCVCSVGLDMIAIPGDTPASTISAMIADEAAIGVINNKTTAVRIIPAPGCKIGDMVEFGGLLGTAPVMKINPNSSALFIKRGGRIPAPIHSFKN, encoded by the coding sequence ATGAATACAAGTAAAATACTTGAGACAATAAAAATGATTGAAGAAGAAAAATTAGATGTAAGAACTATAACAATGGGAATTTCGTTGTTAGATTGTATAGATCCAGATGGAGAAAAAGCTAGAATAAAAATATATGATAAAATTACAAAATCAGCAGAACATTTAGTAGAAGTAGGAAATAAAATCGAAGCTGAATTTGGGATTCCAATAGTAAATAAAAGAGTTTCAATAACTCCTATGTCTATAATTGCAGGATCTACTAATGAAGAAAATTATGTAAAATTTGCTCAAACTTTAGATAAAGCAGCTCAAAATTTAGGAATAGACTTTTTAGGAGGATTTTCAGCTTTAGTTCAAAAAGGATGTACTAAGGGAGATAAGATTTTAATAAAGTCTATTCCAGAAGCGTTAGCTACTACAGAAAAAGTTTGTGCTTCTGTAAATGTAGGATGTACAAAATCAGGAATAAATATGAATGCTGTTAGAGATATGGGAGAAATTATAAAAAAAACAGCAGAACTTACAAAAGATAAGAAAGGCTTTGGTTGTGCAAAATTGGTTGTATTTGCAAATGCAGTAGAAGATAATCCTTTTATGGCTGGTGCTTTTCATGGCGTTGGAGAAGCAGAAAAAATAATAAATGTAGGTGTAAGTGGTCCTGGTGTTGTAAAAAGAGCTTTAGAAAAAGTTAGAGGCGAATCTTTTGATGTTGTTGCAGAAACAATAAAAAAGACAGCTTTTAAAGTTACAAGAATGGGAGAATTAGTGGCTAATGAGGCTTCAAGAAGATTAGGTGTTCCATTTGGAATAGTTGATTTATCCCTAGCTCCAACTCCAGCAGTAGGTGATTCAGTAGCGGAAATACTAGAAGAAATGGGTCTTGGAATGGTAGGAACACATGGTACTATAGCAGCTCTTGCAATGCTTAATGATGCTGTTAAAAAAGGTGGTGTTATGGCATGTAGTCATGTTGGTGGACTAAGTGGTGCTTTTATACCAGTTTCTGAAGATGCAGGTATGATTGATGCTGTAATAAATGGTTCATTAAATTTAGAAAAGCTAGAAGGAATGACTTGTGTATGTTCAGTAGGACTTGATATGATTGCAATTCCTGGTGATACACCAGCATCAACAATATCTGCTATGATTGCTGATGAAGCAGCAATTGGTGTTATAAACAATAAAACCACAGCTGTAAGAATAATTCCAGCACCAGGTTGTAAAATAGGAGATATGGTTGAATTTGGAGGTCTTTTAGGTACAGCACCTGTAATGAAAATAAATCCTAATTCATCAGCTTTATTTATAAAAAGAGGTGGAAGAATTCCAGCACCAATACATTCATTTAAAAATTAA